The Marinihelvus fidelis DNA segment CCAGGAAGTAGCGCAGTGCGTACGCGTGGGTCGCGGTCAGGTACACGCTGGCGAAGCACAGACGTCGCTTGCCCAGTGTCCGGCGCTTCTCCACCAGCGACTTCAGCGCGCGACCGACGGCGGCCGGCGCGGCGCCCGGTTGCAGCCCGGACGACTGGCGCAGGTCGTTGACCAGGCTCTCGGAGAACGTGATGGCATTGCCGTTCAGGCTGAGCACGAAGGCCGTCACCATCGGGATGGGCGCATGGGTCACACCCAGTGACAGCGACAGCGGCATCGTGGCCAGCATCTGCGCGCCGTCGATGGCGCGGGTCTGCATCTTGTCACGGACGCTGGCCCACGAGGCTTCACGCGACAGCGTGACGTCCAGGCCGTGGCGGCGGAAGAACCCGAGCTCGCGCGCCACCACCAGGGGCGCGGCATCGGTCAGCGGAAGATAGGCAAGACGGAGTTTCATCGCCGGGTCACCCGCTACGGCGTCGTGAAGACGCTTCCGGCAGGGCTTTCAGCATGGCGATGATGTTGTCCGCCGCCTGGCTGATGGAAATTCGCTGGTTCATGGCCATCTGCTGCAGGGCGCGATGGGCATCCTGCTCGGTCAGGCCCTGGTGTGACACCAGCAGCGACTTGGCCTTGTCGACCAGCTTGCGGCTTTTCAACGCCATTTGCGCCTCGCGTAATTCGTCCCGCATGGTGCGGAACTGGTCGAAACGCAGCGAGGCCTCGTCCAGCACCCGCTGCAGGTCGTTCGGGTCGATGTCCTCGGTCACATAGGCGCTGACGCCGGCATCGATGGCCCGGGCGATGGACTCGCGATCACTCGCCCCGGCGTACATCACCACCGGGCAGGGGCGCCGGTGCATCAGGAAGCGGACATCCTCGATCGTGTCCCGGTCCGGGGACTGCATGTCGGCCAGCACGACATCGGGCGCGAGCAGGTCCAGCCGCTCCAGGATGTCGAGCGATGACGTCAGCACCGCGATCACCTCGTGGCCCTGTTCCGTCAGCGCTCGCCGCAGCAGTTCGGCGCGCAATTCCATGTGATCAACGAGTATGACCCGAAGCATTGCCGTCGTTTTGGCCCTGGTTCTGTTGCCCGGCGTGCCGGGCTTGTTGGTGTTATGCCAGGGTAAATAAAGCAAGATGCGGGCCAAGCCGAAACCGAGCCGTCGTCGCCTTTTCGGCCGGGCGCTCCACCGACGCGCGCACCAACTCGGGGCATTGACCGCGCCGAATGTACTGGCTTGACGCGACCATTGGTCTTATTGATAATGATTATCATTATCGTAAATAGCGATGACCCACGGGAGCGACTACACGAGATGACCGCCACCCTCGCCAACCACCACAAGATGCGCTGCCTGCGAACCCGCAACGGCTGCCTGTTCCTGCGCTGGAGCCTGGATGATCTCCGCGACGTCCTCGAGCAGTTCCCCCTGAACGCCGCCGATTTCGAGCTGGAACAGGCCGACACCCGGCGCCTGCTTCGCGACCTGTTCATGCTCTCGGCGCAGGAGAGCCTGGAAGCACGCCGGCGCCGGACCGTCGGCAGGCTGGCTCGCGCCCTGCTCGCCCGGTACCAGCAGGCACGGCAACACTACCCCGCACAGGAGCCGTCATGACCGCAGCGGACACTGACTCGCAAGACCTATCGACCGACCACGAGCCACTCGACCAGATGCAGGCGCAGTTGTTCGCGCTGATGCACCGCTACTCGCAGGCGCCGTGCTGCGGCCTGGCGCTGGCCGTCGCCGGCCAGCTGGTGAAGCTTCTGGAGCACCCGCTGATTACGTTATTCCCGGAACTGCACAGGCAATGCGCGGCTCAGCTGAACGGCTGGCGCGCACGGGGCAGCTTTGCGGAACGCTGCGGCTCGACGCCGCGATCGATTCACTGATCGGCGATCAGCGGCTGGACAAACGCTTCCAGCCGTTGCTCAAGGTAGTCATGAAAAGGGTTGTAACGCAGGCGGGCCAGCAGGTCGGCCGGCACCTGCAGGGCGCCACGTTCACCTTTCACGGCCAGGCCGCCCATCCGCAGCCCGTCAGACGCATCATCGCCGTAGACCGGGTCGTCCGGCGGGAACGGGACGGCAACATGGGAAAGGGAATAGATGTTGTCAGGCCACACCAGCCCCAACGGGCTCCGGGTGGTTTGCGACTGGCCGGCGGACCGGGTGACCGCCTCGACCTCGCGCATCGCGCCATCTGGCCCCTTGCGGTTAGTCACCAGGGTGACGCTGAAGTCACGGACGGCATCCGGGCTGAACAGTTGAGCCAGGTGATCACCCTGCGGTGTCAGGAAACCCTCGACACGGGTTTCCCGGTTGGTATCGAACAGGACAAGCTCGCTGCGCTCATCGTGAACCCGGTCATACAGCCGGTGCAGCGACGGCCCGGGTGGGACAGTGTCGTCGACCACCGATTGCAGTGTCAGCACCGGCGGCAGGGCGTCCAGCCGGCCATCCTCGTAAAAGCGCGCCAGTCGCCGTTCGACGTGGTCGAGCAGGACCTCGATCTCGTAACCAGCGCGTACCGGAAACGAGTTGTACTTCACCGGGTCGAACTCCGGCACCACGCTGTTCCAGGCCAGCCCCTCCAGCCCCGGCAAACGGGCCAGTGTTTCCATGGCCGCACCCAGGCGCGCGAATCGTGTCACCGCCAGGGCCGGTGACAGGAACACCATGCGGTCGGGCAGGACATAGTCCGGAGCGTCCGGGTGCTCGATCGCCGACAGCGCGTGGTCCATGGCGAGAGCAGCGCCATTTGAGTAACCCACCATGATGACGGGCGCGTCCTCGCCCAGTGATTCGCGAAGATGCCGCGCCGACAATGCCGTGACCTTGTGCCAGTGTTGCCAGCGGGCGTCGTTCAGGGCGCCGGGGAACAATCCGTGGCCGGGCAGGCGCGGCGCCACC contains these protein-coding regions:
- a CDS encoding ANTAR domain-containing response regulator, producing MLRVILVDHMELRAELLRRALTEQGHEVIAVLTSSLDILERLDLLAPDVVLADMQSPDRDTIEDVRFLMHRRPCPVVMYAGASDRESIARAIDAGVSAYVTEDIDPNDLQRVLDEASLRFDQFRTMRDELREAQMALKSRKLVDKAKSLLVSHQGLTEQDAHRALQQMAMNQRISISQAADNIIAMLKALPEASSRRRSG
- a CDS encoding alpha/beta hydrolase, giving the protein MTSARTKTGLAYTAIFLFGGVIALLVTELAGLSRVELSPWHSLRLGKLQRTCVGGQVSTFSAWQECEEKLITRSGEMLAEAVEHWPALSRFDPASPTYDRQFTPDWNHTVELVPPRPVGGAVLLHGLSDSPYSLRAVALRLHDLGFHVVAPRLPGHGLFPGALNDARWQHWHKVTALSARHLRESLGEDAPVIMVGYSNGAALAMDHALSAIEHPDAPDYVLPDRMVFLSPALAVTRFARLGAAMETLARLPGLEGLAWNSVVPEFDPVKYNSFPVRAGYEIEVLLDHVERRLARFYEDGRLDALPPVLTLQSVVDDTVPPGPSLHRLYDRVHDERSELVLFDTNRETRVEGFLTPQGDHLAQLFSPDAVRDFSVTLVTNRKGPDGAMREVEAVTRSAGQSQTTRSPLGLVWPDNIYSLSHVAVPFPPDDPVYGDDASDGLRMGGLAVKGERGALQVPADLLARLRYNPFHDYLEQRLEAFVQPLIADQ